In the Panthera leo isolate Ple1 chromosome C2, P.leo_Ple1_pat1.1, whole genome shotgun sequence genome, TTTCTTCATGGTAGTCaaatctgaaattataaaatttatttttaacttgtttattaTTGCCTGCCTCCCACACTAGAAAGTGGGTTCAATAAGATCTAGAACCTCATTTGATTCACTCCTCTCTCCAGTACCCAGTTTGTAACATTTAGTAGGCACTCCTTAAATAACTATACTTAATGAATGAATTTCTCTGAGAAATGTAATCAGAAGAGAACCTTCTTTGAGAGGCATTGGAAAGCCAAGAAGACAATTCTGGTAAATATCACAGGAGTAGGATTCTGCCTGACTTCCCCTTGCTTCAGGGGTGATATATCTGAGGCCTTGAGAAACTATAGCTCCTGTGGGAGGGACTACCCAGGAGGAGATGGAAGAGGcttgaccaccaccaccaccaccaccactaccacacacacacacacacacacacacacacacacacacacacttgcatgtGTTGTGTTAGCCTCATGTGAAAGGGAAAGTTGGATTTAGGACAAGGACTGAAGGTTTAAATACTTAAACATTCTTTTGCACAGCAAACCAAAATCTCACGgggataaatacaaagagaaaatgctgaggagcatttaaaataatatatatcacattattCTGTTATATACATCACAGgtcacatgaggaaactgaaattctCTGCAGCCCTTCCCAAATATAGGGAACCATTTAGAGCTATACAAAATGATTAGGATTGGCAACTCTGACACCAAAATGAATAACTGCCTTGGTTcagctgttcttttcttttttttttttttttttttttgcccttttttaacaagtatattttaatggccattattgttttattcatgTTAGGTTTATCATTACTGCAGTTAACCTCACATTTATTTTGGCTAGTATCTTTCTTTGAAACTCTTTGACATTTCagttggttttgatttgtctttttggtCACACTCCATTAATAATAACTTAAATTTGAATGGTGCTTTTCAGCTTACAAAAAAATTCCTACTATCATTTGTGCCCTCAAACAGCTCTGTGGGAGAGGCCaagattataatttattttttatagttgctgttttataggtaaggaaactgagacctagtGAAGATAAGGCACTTACCCAAAGTCATAGACATGGGGAATGGTATAGCTACAACTCAACTTGGTCTTCTACAGGGCATGAAACCCATCACTAAGTTGGTCTGACTGGCAAAGATCCACTGTCTGCACACATTATATATGTTGATGTTCACGTATacttgtgcacacgtgcacacacacgaacacacacgtACCAGTTATCAAGtataaatctaagaaaacatCAACTAGAATTCACAACATTATTGTATCTTGCGtcctcgggggaggggggggtaaaaaaaaaggggggggcaagAAAATCCATTACCACCATTTTTTTCCCAGTAGAAATTCCAAGGCTCCTTCCTCCCACCAGGTGTTTGTATAGTGTTACACAAATCTGATGTTCTTTTGAGTGATTTGGGGAGAACCACTGCACCACTTTGACCACCAAAACTATCCTCAGGGACAAGAGGGAAATCAGTAAGGGTAAGTCAAGCAGTAAATTCTAACCAGGGCCCCTACATAAATATTCAGTTAAAACTGaacaaagtttatttaaaaaaagagccagAGAAATGGCAGATGGCAGACCTAAGGAGGTGGTTTTCAGGAGAGAAAGGCCAATACTACAAGAGGAAATAATTGTAGTAAAGTAGGATCCCACTGGGCCTTTGGTATTCAACTGGTCTTCTTCCAGGCATTTTGCTTCCTTCCAGTTTTCCAATGTTTCGTTAGATTGTCctggtttaaaaattattaagtataATCCAACACATTCACTGAATTGATGGAAGGGTGAAGGGCCAAGTATGCTAGCTTATTATTAAAGACATCACCACAAGTTTAGGGTTTAGTAATTAAATTCATTCATCCCCAAAGATAGAATTCAGTCTCAGCTCATACATTACCAGGTATTACCATGTATTTCTGGTATAGATTAATACTTCCAGCTCTCTGGTGACTGCCTTAAACCCTGAATGTTAAGGACTCTAGAGAACAATTGAgtcttatttttaacaaataaagaaCTTGAAGAGATCTGTTCAGATACACAAAACTGAGAAATAAGGTCTTAAGCTCTGGTCTTCTGAGTGAACAAAGTAAGGAATGGTGGTTTGTATAGTACGTTGTAATTTGTCTTAAAGGAATATGTATTATATGTGCATATTCTTAGAATACCTCTGGAAACATatgaggaaaatgggaaaagttGTTGCTTCAAGGGGAAAGGATTAAAGATACTGGAGAACAGAAGAGGATGGGAAAGTCACTTTTTCTGCTGTCAATCCCTACTAAAAAAAGTATAAGCTCTGTGGGGGCAGGGCCCATTGACcatattatatttatctttataatccCTAGCTGGGTCTAGCATTGTGTTTGATGAGTAGTTAATAAATTATCATTGAGTACTTACAACAGATGTTCTTTTCCCATCTAAGATAAAAATGGAccataggggcacgtgggtggctcagttaagtgtcccaactcctgattttggctcaggtaatgatctcacagtgtgtttgatcccacatcaggctctgagctgagattctctctccctctctgccactcccctgttcatgcgcgtgctctctctttctctctctcaaaataaataaacttttcaaaaaaaataaataaaatggactatTGAGTATAAATCAATACCAATTTTGTGGCTCTTTCCAAATGGTTTATAATAATCCTTCTTAGACAGAAAATAACAGCAttctatcttctcccatttaccAGCACATGTACTATGTAGAATACACTTGAATCAAATAGTTCTTGAGACTATTCTGATTTATGAaatggagaaagttttaaaaatcattttactgaCAGATGTTTTGGGGGAAATATGGTTagtatatttagaaaaattataaagcagtGAATTTTGTGGTAGAGattccattaaatattttcttaggtGCTTTTTATTAACCAATTCTCCTGTAGCCTGTTCACACTCTTGGCATCCCTCTTGAATAGGATGTCGCAAAGTCAACACATATTTTCTAAGTGGAAAACTGTGATCCAGAATTaaggcagaagcaaagaaaacaaactcaCAGGAGAttggaaattaaattatttagagATAGTTTATTCAAAGTTCTTCAGAATATTCTGACATTAAAAATTGTGAGAACCTTGCCACTTCTTTCTCCAGCATAATGATGACACTCCACTTAGGATTCAGATTTTCAAGTCCTTTAATAACGTGTGGGGAGCACCTTATTATGTCCTGTCAGTACCAGGGAGAACAGACTTCAGTGTGTACCACAGTTGTCCTCTAGTGGGCTTTTGTGAGCACTGCAGTTCCCTGGGCTTCTGGGTCTTCAGCCCTGGGCATTTCCAGAGGTCTTTTTGAGTTGGTTTTTATAAACCTATAAGccccatttgcattttttctgttAAATGTCAAATTGAAAAGGGTATTATTAAAGGGCTTGTACAGTTTAAGGGCTTGTACAGTTTATTCATGTGAGTAGTTACACAACCCTATTTTATGCAACTAATTTGCTTTGTAAACTCCTTTCCTTCATAATAGTACAAGATAAACTTCAATGGACTCCCGGTCCAAATGAGCAGATTCTAAACTAATGACTTTACGGTATTTAAATATTACAATGGCATTTTGGGACTGTCATATTGTACCTTCTTTCCAATTCAGAAGACTTCTGTGGTTTGCATTGCTGTTGTCTGCTTGCTCTtcaacttttacatttatttgtgacCACACCAAAGCAGCTAAAGGGCAGATGAAAAATCTCAGTCCCTGGCATAAAGCCTATCAATTACTTACCATTTCCACTTAGAATGGAATTTTGGCACATACTAACAAAGCCTGACTGGCCACCAAGTTTGCCTCCTTTTGGACAACCTACTCAATCCATTAGGATTAAGTTTAGTGCAAATGTGATACTCAAAAGAATAATGATTTAAAGAAGAGGATAAACCTTTAGCTCTTCCTTGTGTAAACAAATTCTAAATTTAAGGATTAATATGGGACCTTCTTGTTCAGCCAAGGCTGAGGTCTGTTCTAGCTTGTTGCTCCACCATGCTCAGTGCACGGATTTCCCTTCTGGTCCCAGATGTCTGCTCTGCTTCCAGGCAAATGTATCCACATTTCagccagcaggaaggaggaagagggacaggGCCACTCTCTTTCAGGGTCCTTCTTGGAATTTGTACCCATTACAACCACATCCATTTGTCACATGGCCACACTTGgctgaaatgtctttattctggGCTGTTTTGTTCCAGCTAAAAATCAAGGGTTCCAATACCATGGAAGAAGGCAGAATTGATATTTCCCCACAGTTTATAATCCCACTAATTGCCTTCATTTGACAGTTCctactcttttctgttttttgcttgttttctcctgaAAAGGCACcatcttcttccttttcatttatcttcCACTGGTGATGTTCTGCTGATAAAGActgtttccttcttctcccccttctttctctaAATAGACATGTCTAGTGGCCTGTAAGGCTTTCACCATGTTGGtgcattccttccttccacaggTGATGGCTGTGCCACCTGGCCCTCTGCAGCTGCTGGGAGTGCTGCTTACCATTTCCCTGGGCTCCATCAGGCTCATTCAGGCTGGTGCTTACTATGGGATCAAGCCGCTGCCACCACAAATTCCTCCTCAGATCCCACCACAAATTCCACAATACCAGCCTCTGGGCCAGCAAGTACCTCACATGCCTTTGGGCAAAGATGGCCTTACCATGGGCAAGGAGCTGCCCCACATGCAGTATGGCAAAGAATATCCACATCTACCCCAATATATGAAGGAAATTCAGCCAGTGCCAAGAATGGGCAAGGAAGCAGCACCTAAGAAAGGCAAAGGTAACATCACATTCCTGTGCTGTTATGAAATGGCAGCTTTCCAAAATCCTCAGCTATGAGATCAGGGGAAAagctacattttataaatttttattcttgaatgTATTACTGATATTCATTAAGTGTTCACTGTGTTCTAAACTCTATCCTCAAAAAGTTCAAGACctaaaaatacagacaaaattagttttctgttgtgctttattttaatagcattaaatggcacaaaacacatttaataacaaataatttattctcttacTCATTATCTGTTCAAACATTTGGCAACTATTTCATGAgcatctatttttgtgtcagaCTCTGGGCCAGATGCTGGGGGGATTAAagcaatgggggaaaaaaaggtgacaAGTCAGTCTCATGAATTGGGACACCAATGTTGTAAGGACCTactgtgttaaaaatatatatatttgaaagcattttgtGATCTAGGAGCTGGATAAATGTCACTGTTTTTAAGAGTGCTTGAATTAAGCTACTACACCTGTTAATAAACTGATAAAAGGAGACTATAAAAGGTAAGGACTGCATGACAGATGAACATTTTTCCCATTGCTTTCCAGCCATATTCATTAGTTATTCAGCACCTACAACATGCTTAGCACTGCGAGAGACACTTTCTTAAAACTTCAGTTGTTTTATCTGGATTCTGAGGAAACCTAGCATTTATAGGAAAGGAACTGCATCGGCATAGCAATTCCCTTTGAGAAAGTGGAGGCCATTCCTACTGGTCCCTGCAAAAGCAGGAAGCTCTACTTCTGGGGTACGACTGGATTTGGTGCTAAGAGGCCTAGAGGCCAGAAATGAGagacctgaaaataatataatattgtacgtcaactatacctcaatgaaaaaaaaaaaaaaaaacctttctgaaactacttttcttcatctgtaaagttaAGATTTGTTGAGAAAAATCAGTGGCATAAGGTAAGTAAAATGCTAAGTAAATACTAAAGCAACATAGAAACTTCTGACTTGCTACAGCTGGTCATTCAAGAAACTCTAGGTAAGAAGAGTATGTTCAGGCACTGTGCCAGACATCAAGGATTCCTGATGAGTAAGACATGACCCTGTCCCAGAAGTTCTTGATACAGTAGCTACACACTGCTTGGAAATAATATGTCTTAATAGCACTAGAATATCTACCTAGCATAACAGAAGCATTcccaattttcttctctttaggaGCTGATAGCCCACTTAAGGGATTATCaggattgtttttcttcctttcttgagtGGCCTGCCTGGATTGTGGCACTTCCTGTTCTTATTCTGATGGGTACCAGATTGCAATTGGGGAATTTGCTAAGAATATAAATTCTATGGTTCTATTTTGTTCCCTGACAGTAGCTCAGTGAAAAATATGGTCAGGATTAAGATATGactatttgttaaaataaaactttgaggccataaatttcatttctttgtgtttcatttcagtAGCATAGAAGATCCAGAGTTGTATTGCCGTGTAAGGCACAGCATAATCATCCTAACAAACATGTGCTTTGTATTTTGATAACAATCTGAGAAAGCATAACATCTTTCATTATCTATTATCTAATCTTGTAGTGTGGCTATATTATCCTTGCTGCAGAGAGGCAAGCAGAAACAGTGAAGGCTTAAGTGGCCCAGTCCAGATCTCATTTCAAGTCCAAGAAGAGCTTCCTGCCCCTAATCCCAGCTCAATTCCTTCTCCACACTGCTTGTCAGCCTAAAGTACCTTACTTCTCCTGTTTGAAACCTAATTTGCAAATGAGGAATAATTTATTAAAGAATTCATATTTGAGGCTCAGGAAATCCTATAGCACATTAAAGGAATTAAGCAAATGTATTTGGCTCTAGAGACAGACGTGGAAGATGTTATTAAACCACAtacaagataaaatgcttctatTCTTCCCTGAATCCACAAGATAATTACTTTCATTAAACACATCTACTGCTTTTCAGCACAAgaggaaatattatttagccacaaaatatgtatttaatatataagatacattaaaatattatttagccaaaaatattaataggaaatattatttagcataaaatatatatttaaatatatattaaatacatataaatataattatatataaataagtatataaatataaatatattaatatctatttaatatataaaatgtattaaaaaatcaaggacatggaaaaatacattaggtagaataaataataaaaaaaataaaaacgccAACACTgtttaacacatacacacacctagaATACATGagatgaaaatacatataaatgtcaAGTGATTATCTCTTGAGTAGTGGGCTTATAGGCaactttgatttttcttcatccttcttTGAATTTTCCAAAATCTTCATAGCAAACACACCATCTCAAAACTTTGGAGTTTTGTACTTGGAAAAATGTTTCCTCATTACTTTTTAGCTTTTTTATATAACCAATGCTGATAAAAGCAGCTACAGATATCAGTTCTCAACAGTATTTCAAACATGACAAAACAGTTATCAGCCTGATTGTCCTTTAAGTACGGATAACACAGTCCTGGAAGACGAGCACATTATTCCTAGTCTTTCCTTTCAGTAAGTAATAGGCTAAGGtgtcaaaattaaataatgatcGTCATGACTTCCTTAAGtaaggaataataaatattaatttttctttctctttttttttccctccttgcccccactcccatcccctctcccccaataGAAATACCATTAGCAAGTTTACGAGGGGAGCAAGGTCCGCGTGGAGAGCCTGGCCCAAGAGGACCACCTGGGCCCCCTGGCTTACCAGGTCATGGGATACCTGGAACCAAAGGAAAGCCAGGGCCACAGGGATATCCAGGAATTGGAAAACCAGGTATGCCCGGAATGCCAGGAAAGCCAGGAGCCATGGGAATGCCCGGAGCAAAAGGTGAAATTGGACCCAAAGGGGAGATCGGGCCTATGGGGATCCCAGGACCACAAGGACCTCCAGGGCCCCATGGACTTCCTGGCATTGGAAAACCAGGTGGGCCAGGGTTACCAGGGCAACCAGGTGCAAAGGGTGAGCGAGGACCCAAAGGACCACCAGGACCTCCAGGACTTCAGGGTCCTAAAGGAGAGAAGGGCTTCGGGATGCCAGGTCTGCCAGGCCTGAAGGGTCCTCCAGGGATGCATGGCCCTCCTGGCCCTGTTGGACTTCCAGGAGTCGGCAAACCAGGAGTTACAGGCttccctgggccccagggccccCTGGGAAAGCCAGGTCCTCCAGGTGAACCTGGTCCACAAGGCCCTATTGGAGTCCCAGGAGTTCAAGGGCCTCCTGGGATGCCTGGAGTTGGGAAACCAGGCCAGGATGGGATCCCTGGCCAGCCAGGATTTCCAGGCGGGAAAGGGGAACAAGGACTGCCAGGGCTGCCAGGACCCCCAGGCATTCCAGGGATTGGGAAACCTGGTTTCCCAGGACCCAAAGGTGACAAGGGCATAGGGGGtctgcctggggctctgggacCAAGAGGGGAGAAAGGACCAGTAGGAGCCCCAGGAATGGGGGGTCCCCCAGGAGAGCCAGGCCTGCCTGGAATCCCAGGTCCTATGGGCCCTCCAGGTGCTATTGGTTTTCCCGGACCCAAAGGAGAAGGTGGGGTTGTAGGGCCACAGGGGCCACCAGGTCCCAAGGGTGAGCCAGGGCTTCAAGGCTTCCCAGGAAAGCCAGGTTTTCTTGGTGAAGTAGGGCCCCCTGGCATGAGGGGTTTGCCAGGTCCCATAGGGCCCAAGGGGGAAGCTGGACTCAAAGGTTTACCGGGGCTCCCTGGTGCTCCCGGGCTGCTTGGACCAAAGGGAGAGCCAGGAATCCCAGGGGATCAGGGTTTACAGGGTCCTCCAGGCATCCCAGGGATTGCGGGCCCCAGTGGGCCCATTGGACCACCTGGAATGCCAGGCCCCAAAGGGGAACCGGGCATCCCAGGGCCCCCTGGGTTCCCTGGAGTAGGGAAACCTGGAGTAGCAGGACTTCATGGCCCCCCAGGGAAGCCTGGTGCCCTTGGTCCTCAAGGGCAGCCGGGCCTTCCAGGGCCCCCAGGCCCTCCAGGACCCCCAGGTCCCCCAGCTGTGATGCCCCCTACACCACCACCCCATGGAGAGTATCTGCCAGACATGGGGCTGGGAATTGATGGAGTGAAACCCCCCCATGCCTATGGGGCTAAGAAAGGCAAGAATGGAGGGCCAGCCTACGAGATGCCTGCCTTTACAGCTGAGCTGACTGCACCCTTCCCACCTGTGGGGGCCCCGGTGAAGTTTGACAAACTGCTCTATAATGGCAGACAGAACTACAACCCACAGACGGGCATCTTCACCTGCGAGGTCCCTGGGGTCTACTACTTTGCATACCATGTTCACTGCAAGGGGGGCAACGTGTGGGTTGCTCTGTTCAAGAACAATGAGCCCATGATGTACACGTATGATGAGTACAAAAAGGGCTTTCTGGACCAGGCATCTGGGAGTGCGGTGCTGCTGCTCAGGCCCGGAGACCGAGTGTTCCTCCAGATGCCCTCAGAACAGGCCGCAGGACTGTATGCTGGGCAGTACGTTCATTCCTCCTTTTCAGGATATTTATTGTATCccatgtaaaaaagaaaagaaagagagatttaatagaagaaaagaaaatgatgcaccgaaaaaatccaaatgaaaaatgtaattgcTTCAAAACATTTATATAGTTGGAAAGTtatatttcagtgaaaatttGAACCATCGtgtacaaataaaaactaagatgCATGTTTAATGCTCTGCACAGCAGCCTATAATTGAAAATGATGGGATAGATTTATGTATCAAGTACTGACACTTGTGTTGTACCCACTGGAATCATATTAGCTGTTGTATTGTTATATGCTTCCATAACCTGCTTATTCAGATCATTCAGAATATTTCAGTATGAAAGATCATAGCTAATGAAAGTCATTTGCTCATACTGTTTAAAGATTTATCAATATGGCTTAAAGAAATGTCATTGATAACAATTACATACCGTATTTACTTGCATAATTTCCTCTGTATTTGTGCAGATATTTTGCCATGGAATGTGGGTGAGGGGTTCTGCTGTGTTACAGCCCCAGCGGGAGAGAATAAGGGGGGACCAGTAGGGTTTTAGTCCAAGGGATATTTCCCTCCTGTCAGAGGCTGTATCTTTTCTCAGCACGAGTCCTACTCAGAATTGTCTATCTTGTCTCTCTAAAAGAACAAGTGAACCAATCGACCACCGTGTAATTTACTCAGTGCCTCCTCTGTGCCTTGCACTGGATGAGACGTTTGAGGGACATGAGACAGTGCCACGAAAGAAGCTAAACAACCAGCTGGGAGACAGGGGCAGTAGTTAATTCACTTCTTTCTCAagggttctttttgttttattttctgtaattttttttttcttttttcttccctccatgTAATTTCCACTATGATCCAACCAACATAAGCACGTGGaagtcataagaaaaaaataataactttccaGTTTTGTGGAATGTTCATTATCATCAGCAGTTTTCAATTGCTTACATGCCTATAAAAATCCCCCTTCCTTGCCTACCCATACAAATGACTACAATGAGGTTTCACCCATGAAGGAGCTTTAAGTGTTTCTCAGTAGCTGTTGAATTTTGAAGAAATTTCCCAGTGTTGTATATATGCAAATTGGTATGTCTGAGGTTCCAAAATCAATTTCCAAAACCCAAGTCATTTTTTACTTGGGGAGGAAAAGAAGTTTCAGAATTccataggaaaataatttttttgaaaaattatttctcaagttttaaactaaaaaaatggaTGTAGTATTTTCTACTGTAGATActaggaggaaaaggaaagttgTAGGAAAAGAACTGTTTCTTTAGAAGCAACCTGAGGAAGAGCTATATGAAATGTCAAACGGCAAATAAGAGTCCATGCTTCTTTTTCACCTCATACTCAGCACAAGTCAAGGGTCAATAcaagtttaaagagaaaaataagtgtcTTTCCAGGTTTTCACTTAGGTACATATTAACTGCTTCGGGCATTCAAATCTGGT is a window encoding:
- the COL8A1 gene encoding collagen alpha-1(VIII) chain, translated to MAVPPGPLQLLGVLLTISLGSIRLIQAGAYYGIKPLPPQIPPQIPPQIPQYQPLGQQVPHMPLGKDGLTMGKELPHMQYGKEYPHLPQYMKEIQPVPRMGKEAAPKKGKEIPLASLRGEQGPRGEPGPRGPPGPPGLPGHGIPGTKGKPGPQGYPGIGKPGMPGMPGKPGAMGMPGAKGEIGPKGEIGPMGIPGPQGPPGPHGLPGIGKPGGPGLPGQPGAKGERGPKGPPGPPGLQGPKGEKGFGMPGLPGLKGPPGMHGPPGPVGLPGVGKPGVTGFPGPQGPLGKPGPPGEPGPQGPIGVPGVQGPPGMPGVGKPGQDGIPGQPGFPGGKGEQGLPGLPGPPGIPGIGKPGFPGPKGDKGIGGLPGALGPRGEKGPVGAPGMGGPPGEPGLPGIPGPMGPPGAIGFPGPKGEGGVVGPQGPPGPKGEPGLQGFPGKPGFLGEVGPPGMRGLPGPIGPKGEAGLKGLPGLPGAPGLLGPKGEPGIPGDQGLQGPPGIPGIAGPSGPIGPPGMPGPKGEPGIPGPPGFPGVGKPGVAGLHGPPGKPGALGPQGQPGLPGPPGPPGPPGPPAVMPPTPPPHGEYLPDMGLGIDGVKPPHAYGAKKGKNGGPAYEMPAFTAELTAPFPPVGAPVKFDKLLYNGRQNYNPQTGIFTCEVPGVYYFAYHVHCKGGNVWVALFKNNEPMMYTYDEYKKGFLDQASGSAVLLLRPGDRVFLQMPSEQAAGLYAGQYVHSSFSGYLLYPM